From one Lolium rigidum isolate FL_2022 chromosome 4, APGP_CSIRO_Lrig_0.1, whole genome shotgun sequence genomic stretch:
- the LOC124708442 gene encoding probable prolyl 4-hydroxylase 10 — translation MAGRVAGRGGRPLLGGGGGGGGGGRRGKPSKAILAALLLASAALLLLLALGALSLPAGSDGTGGGGAVLSLHRPRIRRSASESILKKHGEKGEPWTEVLSWEPRAFVYHNFLSKEECEHLISLAKPHMKKSTVVDSATGGSKDSRVRTSSGTFLRRGQDKIVRAIEKRISDFTFVPVENGEGLQVLHYEVGQKYEPHFDYFHDDVNTKNGGQRIATLLMYLSDVEEGGETVFPSAKVNSSSIPDYDKLSECAKRGISVKPKMGDALLFWSMMPDGTLDPASLHGGCAVIKGDKWSSTKWIRVHEYKV, via the exons ATGGCGGGCAGGGTGGCGGGTCGGGGCGGGAGGCCGctgctgggcggcggcggcggcgggggagggggcGGGAGGCGCGGGAAGCCGTCCAAGGCGATCCTGGCCGCGCTGCTGCTGGcgtcggcggcgctgctgctgctcctggcgCTCGGCGCGCTCTCGCTGCCCGCCGGCTCCGAcggcacgggcggcggcggcgccgtgctCTCGCTCCACCGCCCGCGCATCCGCAGATCCGCCTCCGAGTC GATACTGAAGAAGCACGGGGAGAAAGGGGAGCCCTGGACGGAGGTGCTGTCGTGGGAGCCGCGGGCGTTCGTCTACCACAACTTCCTC TCCAAGGAGGAGTGCGAGCACTTGATTTCATTGGCAAAGCCTCACATGAAGAAGTCGACAGTCGTCGATTCGGCAACTGGAGGGAGTAAAGATAGCAG GGTGAGAACGAGTTCAGGAACGTTTCTTAGAAGAGGCCAGGACAAAATTGTCCGCGCCATTGAGAAAAGAATATCAGATTTCACCTTCGTACCTGTAG AGAATGGAGAGGGCCTTCAAGTTCTCCACTATGAAGTTGGACAGAAGTATGAACCTCACTTTGATTACTTCCATGATGATGTCAACACCAAAAATGGGGGACAGCGTATAGCAACTCTTCTTATGTATCT TTCGGATGTTGAAGAGGGTGGCGAGACTGTATTTCCTTCTGCTAAAGTCAATAGCAGCTCAATTCCAGATTATGATAAGCTGTCGGAATGTGCAAAGAGGGGTATATCTGTCAAGCCGAAGATGGGAGATGCCTTGCTTTTCTGGAGCATGATGCCTGATGGTACCCTGGATCCGGCAAGTCTCCATG GTGGATGCGCAGTGATAAAAGGTGACAAATGGTCATCTACGAAATGGATTCGTGTTCATGAGTACAAAGTTTAG